ttaataaatttatcaaacaccttcaaaggtttttttttaagttttatatatatataaaggaaaaagataaaaaaaaaaaaaaaaaatctcttgttTAATTGTtcacaaaataagaaaggaatgtcaaaaaatggatttttctttttaaagaaaaataagaagaattattttattatatttggttcaaaagagaaagaaaattgataaagaaaatataatgaaataaaaaataaaaaaataataatttttttcacttatttgaTTATACATGGAAAAGTTAAAgagaaaataactaaattatcgAGGAATATacttttctctccttttttttttgttttatactattttatttcctttatctTTTTTCATGCTAGCTAACtctaaattaagaaaaaaacaattgtttttagcattttttaaaattttcttaatagtttTGAGAAACCAAATATAGTATAAAAAGTTTTagagggtgttttttttttaaagtaatttgcTTTAAGACTTTAAGTCgtttgtttttacattttctttataacttattataattttttttgttaaatagaaaaaacaaaaatatttgattttttctaaaaaaaaaaaaataacatgttgatttttcttaactttttaatacttaatataaataaaatattacaaaaacaaacaaactaatatttaataccattatatattaaagttataaaaaaaaaaccaaatatcacCTTAGTTGAGAACGAgaataaatttctaaatatgagTAAAGTAGTGGTCCGTGGAAGGTGATAAAGATACCAAAAATAATCAATAGAGGCCCTAATTAATAATGCTTGGCCCACTCTGAATTATTTTCTTCCAACTCGTGTGGTGGGTTGCCCATTAATAAGAAGGCAGAGTATTTTAACCTGAAAACTAGTGTGCTGACCTCATTGCCTCTCCATGCTCCAATAGagcccaaaaaggaaaaaataactaaattcaAACTCCTcctatgattttttattttttattttttattttttattttttattttttttgaagacatctaaaataaagaaatatatattagtgaataattcaacaataaaaaattatgggaAAACATTACTTTTGATGGGCCTGAggtaaaaagaatgaaagaaggGTAGGTAATAAGACAATAATTATTATGTCTCACTCttattcttaatattattaCCTAACCCAGAATAGGAAATCATTTGCATAGTTCCTATGGATTATTATGTCTCACTCttattcttaatattattaCCTAACCCAGAATAGGAAATCATTTGCATAGTTCCTATGGATGAGGTCAaacatccatcattttttttctcatatttaatatgtttttattttaaagaaaatactaGCATATCATCGATTTCAACACCACTTTAACCACTTCAATAGATGAGTGAGTTGATGTTTCcctatttttgtatttaataaataaaaactatttcttATAAAATCCCAGCATCATTTGccatatcattaaataataaacttaatcatataatgaaaatgatggtatTTGTggtatgctttttttttttttggtcaaaaagtTAAGAAGACACGTCACAATAATTTCccataacaaattttttttattttcccaaaaataagaaaaaggaaaatatatttgataatacaaaattgtttttttattttttgtttactttattatttttaaatatattaaaaatattttaattattgaaataaagttttgttcttaaaaaactatttaaagaaaaaagagcaAATCTACCCTGTGTTTCAATATCGTGTATaagatttaaaacaaatttaatttcttaatacCTTGCAATACTATCATCTTTTTATAAGATTACACGTCTTGTCAGGTTGCCCTTTTGCAGAGAAAAAGGTGATTGAGATAATAATTGGCAATTGGGTTTTATATTtgtgagcttttttttttttgccttcttGTGAGTGCAGTGCAGCATCATCAGGAAATCTTCAACGATTCTCTTAGGCATCTCTCTCCTATTCCTTCACGTCACTTCCCACACAATTCAACACATTTCTTCGCACCCTTTACCAATCTTGTTGTTCGTATTTTTTCTGAAATCTCATCTAATTCTTTGATTTGTTGGGTTCTTCTTCCACATCTTCACGTAGATTATTGTGGGTGGATTGAGAAATGGGGAGGCTTTTTGTGGTTAGTCTTGAGGGCAAGATCTACAGCTGCAAGCACTGCCGGACCCATCTTGCTCTCAGTGAGGACATCGTCTCTAAGGTTGTTTTTCTCTTCCTAAATCGTTGCCCAGTTGGATTGTTGTTTCAGTCTTGTGAAATTTTCTGTtgggttttgttgattttgtttgttttgtctAGTTTTTGTTGGGTTCTGATTTTGCGGGTGTTGTTAATGATGGGTAGGCGTGCCATTTGTGGTTCTGAGAATTGAGATGTTGGGTTTTGGGAATTTTGTTTGGTGTGATAGGATTTTTTTGTTGGTGATGAAGAATTGAAGGAAGATCCATATGATGAGTGAAGGGCttttgggtttttctttgtaattCTGCAGATTGTTTCAGAGGGGGATCTGGCCAGGGGTTCTGTTTTCTTTTGGATTATTGCCTCGAGAGCGTTTATGATGCCTCATTGGAGGATCCCTTCTTTACCATTTCAGAAATGAAAAAACTGAGGATACCCCATTTAGGGTTTTCTCGTTTTTTTATGGCAAATTCTCATTTTAATTGCTCCATTATGGTGTGATTGAGTTGTTTTTAAGATCTAGTAATTCTTTTGTgttaattttcatgaaaaaatttgTGTTGTCTGTTGTTAGTTCCCATGGCTAGTGATGAAACTCTTTGACTCGAATGCTAATTGGATGTCATAGCTCTGTTCTTTTGGTGATTTTTGGATGTTATCATCTTGTTTCAATTACTTAGTCTTGATTTTTCTCTAGGTCTCCAATACAGAATTGATGTTTCCGTTTCAACCGGGTTAGAGATTAGAGTTGTTACCTTTTTTTATGACCTTGAAAATTGTTGAAGAAATGATGAAAGCTATTCATTGAAACGTGCTTTCTTTTTATTGTGAGAAAAGTGAAAAGTTGTGGTCTTGTGGAGACCAGTGGCATTCTCCATTAATACCAAAAACTGAGTAGTTAGGGCAATGCTGAGTCAGTTCGTTGTTCATGCCTTGTGTTTGGATCTCTAATGTTGAACAAGTACACTTGAAAACCTTGGTATTGAAAAGACTGCCCCagcattttaataattttcgaAGGACTTATTGCCTAAAAAGACTTGCATGTTTTCCTCATACGCAGGGAAGCTTATTTGCACAAAATAGTCCAATGGGAATTCCGCtgagtttttttcttcttatcgTAAAAATTTTTTATCGTCTTGATCATGATTTCTTTTCCTTGTAATTGGATGCACATTTCCATCCATAAACTTGATCTACCACAGACCTGTCCATTGCCTGGGCCCATTAGAAGAAAACTTCTTGcatattgattttgtttatttcaAGGGCTTTGGTTGGGGTGATATTGGGGATATATTTCCATGATTGTTTTCATTGGAAGTTCTTTTTATACtacatttttcattctttttgcCATTTTCAGTCTCCAGTGTGTGTTAATTGGAGTCTTTGGGAAGTAAAAATTCTGACAGCATGTTTTGCCTGTGTTCTTTTATTCAGTCTTTCCACTGCAGGCATGGAAAAGCTTATCTCTTCAATAAGGTGTAagttttccttaattttagaCACCCCATTCTTATATGTCAATACCGGATATCACTTTCTGGGAGCAACTTTATATGGAACAGAAAACCCAAATGTTTGTCAGTGTGATAAAATGGTAGTGTAACGTAATGCCATTGAAAAAGTTTACTGTTTATGCATGCACATTTCAATGAAATTCAGCTAGTAATCTCTTTCTCATGGTGTACCTATCCATTTGAAGATTCACATGCTAGTTTCCTACATACTTCATATGTTTTTGTGTGCAAtgataaatttagtttattgCAGCTTCAAAAGGTTGTGAATTTCTTTGAAGTAATGTGAATATTTGTTTACCATATAGCAAGAGAATAGCCACTGGTGCCCTAAGGCATCATTCTTTCAAGCAGTCTGCTGTTTGCAGTCTGTGTATAAATATCTGAACAGGACAGGAGAGATGAGTTTGATGGGAACTGCAGGTAAAAAAATTAACTGGATGACCTAAATATGAGCAGGGATTGTCATGGATGCAATTAAGTCAAGTTCCAAGTTACATACAGAGgtttttacatattaaaaaagggTTATTTGTGTCTACATGCTTACAGATTTAGGAGCTTGATTCCCATTGTTTTACAGTGTGAACGTCTCTGTTGGAGTGCATGAAGAGAGGATGATGATGACGGGAATGCACACTGTTGCTGACATATTCTGTGTTGGGTGTGGATCCATTGTGGGATGGAGATATGTAAGatctatttgaaaaaacaaaagcaaaaataaaacatgaattgTGTATGTTCTCAAAATGTAGCCGTTTGTTATTTGAATGATTTCTTTCAGGAGACTGCCCATGAAAAGCCCCAGAAGTACAAAGAAGGAAAGTCTGTCCTTGAACGGTATGTAGActcatttttaggaaaatctGTTCCTGATATGATAAAACTAAATTGAAGTGTTTGAGATGGGTGTATTGCTGATGGGACAGGTTTAAGGTCTCGGGTCCTGATGGAAGCAACTACTGGATCACTCCAGAAGCTCATGTTGGTGGAAGTGATGCAGATGACGCATGATTAACCTTTATTTCAAAATGTACATTCTTGGAACCCCTATTGTTCTTATTTGACTCGTGGATTCTGGAATTGGCAATTTCTCATTTGAGTGGCTTTCTTGGCTTGCCCAGCTTGCCCCAATAAAATGAATGCAGACTTTTTATCAATAACTCTCGTGTTTGACACACAAACATATCTCAAGTAAAACTCACATCAATTAGGCTGTAACTATGAATATCTGATTATTAAACTATGGATTGCTTTCAACTTACTAAGAAAGCATCCAATAATTACCTAATCCTCAGCCTAACAAATGTTTGTGATGGTAGTAGATATTGCTCTTGGTGTAGCCATGACTGTCTTTACCAAACCCAAAATATTCTCCAACACACAAACAAGGCTTATCTGTCTTGGTCCATGCTCTGCCGCCGAACTTGAGCTTTGCTGATAAATTGATCGACTTAAACttctttttcttagttttcGATGAAGTCATGATGAAAGTGGTTCAAATTTCAATGAATGTAGATGACAATATATTAAATCGAGGGGTTCACCTTCAGAGGACATCTCTCCTAATTtccaattaatataatttatccaCTTGCTTAAGTAAATTGGAAGATCACTGCTCAAGGCAGAGTTAGCTGTGAGTTGACTCTCGTGATCGATTAAGCTGGGTTGGCTTCTTGTGAATCAAAATTTGTCAGCAATGgacaagtgggagatttgtgcGAGTAGTCAGGCATTTCTAAATACCCCATTCTTCAAGTCCCCTTTACAGCTTAAAGTTTTAGACAAATTGGTTATTTAACATGATATAAGGCCTCGAAATAATTGGAAATCTAAAGGCAATGAACATCCATGCTtatgtttttaggaaaattagtaaAGACTGGCTCTCCTTGTGGCAAGTATCCAGCAAACATGCTCCTTGAAGCTATGTGGATTATGAACTAATACAAATATAACGTGGGCTACATTGCAAGGATCAGACATCTGCAAAGAGCTGGAAGTcgtaaaaatttaaaaggtaaAACTTGTTGGAGATGTATTCCATTTTCATTTCAGAAGGGCAAAGTAGGTTTATTTTCCCAACATGGATGAGAATGTATCCTGTAATCTGTATCTACAAAAAAATTCAGAGTCCAGACCACTCATCCAAATCCCAGTTCATTTAATccagcaaataaaaataattttgaatccAAGAAACGAATAACTCTGCAGCAGTTTCCTTTCAGCTCCAATTTGATCACCACAGATGATTTGGACAGCAATTCAAATCTCTCTGGAATATTCATCTGACTTCTGAGAAACAGAATCAGTCACCCCAGGGAATAAACCATTCGACCAGCGACCTCAGCACCCACAGCCCTCATGTATCTGCGCAACTGTGTTTCCAAGTAAGCACGTTGACTGGGACCAAAAGCATGTTGCAGATCCTTCAAACAAAAGGATTAAAATGAAATCAGTGGCAAATGAGAAGAAAGGGAAGTTTTGAACTATGTAgcatttcttatattttgaatCTTTTCAAGGCAGGTCAATGAATAGTAACACATGAGGGGAGCAAGTGTGGACTTCCTACATTGGCCCAGGTGACCATTTTCCAAATTCCAACCCTGGAACAGTTTGATTAATCAGAACTTTGGCATGGGGCATCCTTGGGAGAAACTGGAATCCCCAGAAAAAAAGAACTGCAACAGAGATAGAGAACcaactattttttctttgttttccatcCCCTTTTGGGTTTACCTTGCTTCAGAGCATTGAGCAAACATGCCTTGAACCTCATACAGGATCGTTTCAGGGGATTGAGTAAACATACCTTGAACCTCACACAGGATCGTTTCAATCCAATCAAAACATTACTAACATCACCATCTTCTATTTCAACTGATGTTGGACCATTGGCTTCTGAATCTGATTCATCATCAGAATTTACAAAATCAGCATCGTCCATTTCTTCATCATCAATGTCATTTGCGTCTTCTTCATTAAGGCCATTATGTTGCATTTCCATGAGATTTTCAGGAACATGTGGTGTGGACTCTCCATTTTGTAAGACAGCAAAATCTGACAAGACAACATATGGCTGCCTATCAAGTAAAGGCCTGGCAATATCAAATGGAACCCACCTGAAAAGAGAAATGCCAGATAAAGATAATTTGATTAGGGAGTCCAATGTTGTCCAAGCATGATGATTATCaggtattttaaattttctccaGCAGGGGCCATTTCATGGTAAGTGATGCATAACTAAGTGCCTTGCCTCTAGGTATGGGGTACATAACTACATGAGCCCGGAACTTGGATGCTAGTCGATTATATAAATTAGctacagaaaaataaaatcataagtcTATTGCCAGGGACAGAAAAATAACTTACTGGTAACGAAGAGGACAGAGAAGCTCAGATGGGCGATATGCTGCTTTATATCTCATCTTGCTGCAAGAGTGAATGTAATAGCCAAGATAATAGTATTGAAGGCTTGGACAATGAGCTTGATTCTCTTTTATCCAATCTATTTCTTGCAGGGCTGAGTACTTTCCTAGTGATAGAAAAGCAAGGTCTGGGTCCCAGAATAAATATTTACTTGACAAACATCTAGGAAGGATGTCTATGACACCAACAGCAACTAGCCGGCCATCTATCACATATTGCTGATGGAAAGAGCCAAAGCCACAAGGGGGAACCGTGTCATCACCAGTTGGTGGAACAAATACTAAGGGAGTATCAACAAGGAATCTCCTGTATGAGCTTTCCATGACATGCTCGGGTGTGTCATTGTGCACTTTAATCTGATATCTTCTGTACAAGGCAAATTCTTCTGGATCAAAACTGGACCTTTTCAGACGGATTTCAAGCTTCCGTCGTTTACCCTGAGGACATTCAGAGCTCTTCTTCAAACAACCTCCCTCACTTCCACTTCCAGTGGGGGATTCCTTAGCACCATTAACTATTTGAATCCCTTCACTCAGAAAATTACCTTTTCTAGCAGAATAGAAATTAATGTGCCCATTGCAAGCTCTTATCAACATACCAGAGACTTTCGCCATATGATTTAAAGAACTGGCCAACTTTTCTGCAATGgtttttggtaaaaatgcaaTAGATGACACATCTTCTTCCGCATTATGTCTTGACAACTTTGAATGGGGCATATCCTTCTCAGCTGATTGTGCCTTCCTTAAAGTGGCTGCTATCTGAAATGAAATGTTGCTGGAGTATAAAAGATCTTCTGATCCTTCCACTTGTAGTTTTCTTTTGGCTGGCAAAACCATTTTGACAGAAGCTTTTGGTAATTGGATGTCACAAAGGAACTCCCCGCTTTCAGTGCATGCACATACTGCATTATCAATTTGGTCTGACAAATAATGCATAAATGCTTCCACCTTATTCTTCTCTTCATCCTTACCAGCCAATGTCCCCTTTGCTGCTGAGCCTGAAACTTCATGATGGATACTGCTGCCTGAACTCTTTGAAGTTTTAGGCCCATCATTGATTTTATCTTGTTTTTTCACACTCAAAGTTCCATCTTGAAACCTAGGCATAGTAATTCTGCTGTTAGTACTCAATATGAACTGAATTCAGAAGAAAGCATAACTACATTTTGCTAATATTCAGAATGATCTGGCAACATTAAAGGGGCTAATTCATTAAACATCCAGTATGTGGTCTCAACTAGCCCACAATCTACTCTAGCCCTACAACTTCCACGTGAAAAAGCAATCTCATCAGTATGGTATAATGTAGTCTTTCAGGTGATTCCATAAAAATATGACAACCAATTCAACAAACAAGAAAGGAATAGGATGTATTCATAACAATACCTTTGCATTCGTTTAGAAACTCGAAGCTGCTCTTTAGAAGGAACAAAATCATCTGCTCTCAGACGGATAGTATAAGAAGGGCAGCATGTCCTTTCCATCTCGGGTTTGTAAAGGAATGAGCCAGATCTTCTCCAACCTCGGTCAAGAAGATCTTCCAGAGCATTAAAGTTGAAAtaggaaaatcaaaataaattatagcacaaaaaaaaaactataaaacatttaaattgaCGCTTGCTACAGTTTTTTCTCCCAATGCTCCATCTTAGTTACAGAACTAAGAAAACCAAAACTCTATAAGAAAATAGTAGTGATTTATAAACATCGCAATTGCCCAGGCCGACAAATCATgtttacaaagaaaaagaacagcATTACTCTAGTTTACCCTAgccagaaagaaaagaaagaaagacatgACTCAGTAAAACcagcaaagaaagaaaattgctTCGCCATGCTAAACAACTATGCAAGCATGGGTTGAAAACGTTTCCCTTCCATCACCATGATggctttttatttgatttaattttatccAACATCCCCTTAGTTCAGGTTCTACAACTTGTAAAGTTGCCATGGGCATTTGCCTGATCAACATTGCAGCTCAGCTAATTTCAACtaatttacatttttgtgaCTTAgagggtatttgataaaacttactacttaatgtttaataacttaaaatgactttaaattaaattatgttcaagttattaagttgtattaagtcattaaattgattaatcAAAGTCATTTTTAAGTTTAAGTACAATATTAAGTTACTTCACCAAACATGCTTAATAACTTGAAGTAAGTCATTAAGccatattaagttattaagtagatttaccaaacaccctcttagTGAATGGTTCTTTGTTCAATTACTGGAATCTAGTTGTACCTTTCTCCAAGTCCACATATTATATTTCAACTATCAACTACTTTCTCCAAGATACGACAAAACTTTGATTCCAGTTGTCAGGTAGACCAAGAATTCCATATACCCTTGTCCAAATCTTTATTTCCCCAATGCACTGGCTAAGACTGATAAAGTATGTTGATATCTCATCTCCAAACAATTATAGGAATTTCCATATTTGGTGATCACACATAATAATTGTCAATTTCACAAGATATATCAAGAAGTTGAAGTTGCCAACCTTGGTAGTCATCAACTGTAATGCTATGTGCCCATAAACCTGCAAAATCaagtgggaaaaaaattgatgtctaAACTTTTATTTGCATTGATACATAGACATGGAtagccaaaaaagaaaaaaaaaaaaaagtgtaacaACTACTTCCACTGGTCAATGTCCTAACAGTCAAGTCAtttgtaaatgaaatttaaactTTGCATAGATGAACTCACCCTTTTTTTAGCCCTTAAATAgttaatatgaatatttttacatGAATGCACAGGCGTGTGAGtaagggagagagaaagagaacaGTGGAACTTATGCTAGTGTTtgagaatta
This DNA window, taken from Vitis riparia cultivar Riparia Gloire de Montpellier isolate 1030 chromosome 13, EGFV_Vit.rip_1.0, whole genome shotgun sequence, encodes the following:
- the LOC117929315 gene encoding protein yippee-like, which encodes MGRLFVVSLEGKIYSCKHCRTHLALSEDIVSKSFHCRHGKAYLFNKVVNVSVGVHEERMMMTGMHTVADIFCVGCGSIVGWRYETAHEKPQKYKEGKSVLERFKVSGPDGSNYWITPEAHVGGSDADDA
- the LOC117928703 gene encoding arginyl-tRNA--protein transferase 2-like yields the protein MAGKTRNEASSSRSGSGGSNRGESVVVDVGRRRSTCGYCRSGARTSISHGLWAHSITVDDYQDLLDRGWRRSGSFLYKPEMERTCCPSYTIRLRADDFVPSKEQLRVSKRMQRFQDGTLSVKKQDKINDGPKTSKSSGSSIHHEVSGSAAKGTLAGKDEEKNKVEAFMHYLSDQIDNAVCACTESGEFLCDIQLPKASVKMVLPAKRKLQVEGSEDLLYSSNISFQIAATLRKAQSAEKDMPHSKLSRHNAEEDVSSIAFLPKTIAEKLASSLNHMAKVSGMLIRACNGHINFYSARKGNFLSEGIQIVNGAKESPTGSGSEGGCLKKSSECPQGKRRKLEIRLKRSSFDPEEFALYRRYQIKVHNDTPEHVMESSYRRFLVDTPLVFVPPTGDDTVPPCGFGSFHQQYVIDGRLVAVGVIDILPRCLSSKYLFWDPDLAFLSLGKYSALQEIDWIKENQAHCPSLQYYYLGYYIHSCSKMRYKAAYRPSELLCPLRYQWVPFDIARPLLDRQPYVVLSDFAVLQNGESTPHVPENLMEMQHNGLNEEDANDIDDEEMDDADFVNSDDESDSEANGPTSVEIEDGDVSNVLIGLKRSCVRFKDLQHAFGPSQRAYLETQLRRYMRAVGAEVAGRMVYSLG